One window of Branchiostoma lanceolatum isolate klBraLanc5 chromosome 6, klBraLanc5.hap2, whole genome shotgun sequence genomic DNA carries:
- the LOC136437506 gene encoding uncharacterized protein, giving the protein MQTTRSSSKKTAVTTEGVTPAVPRSSTFPVSTVSWMSSPSSNNASGYSDELAGNQAGTTSGAMIGGAVAAGVVIIIIVIVVSIFFIRRRRSKGTGERESSPQPEEEGTVDNIYYGGVTFTANGNASTNGNVSIGQSEGMVDNDLYAYAGTTNGDVTFDQSEGMVDNHIYAGTTNGNVAIDQSEGTVDNNLYAGTGDACAETSHHGVHDSTQDNAYYNMAHTSEEGSVENDIYC; this is encoded by the exons ATGCAGACGACACGAAGTTCCAGCAAGAAAACCGCTGTCACCACGGAGGGCGTTACCCCTGCGGTCCCACGAAGTTCAACTTTTCCAGTCAGTACGGTGTCGTGGATGTCGTCACCATCATCCAATA ATGCGAGTGGATACAGTGATGAGCTAGCTGGCAACCAAGCTGGAACCACATCAG GCGCCATGATTGGAGGTGCAGTAGCTGCTGgggtcgtcatcatcatcatagtaaTCGTGGTTTCCATATTCTTCATCAGAAG ACGACGATCCAAAGGCACTGGTGAAAGAGAATCATCTCCCCAGCCCGAAGAAGAGGGAACGGTAGACAACATCTATTACGGTGGTGTAACGTTTACGGCCAATGGCAATGCTTCAACCAACGGCAATGTTTCAATTGGTCAATCAGAAGGAATGGTGGACAACGATCTATACGCCTACGCGGGAACCACCAACGGTGATGTCAcgtttgaccaatcagaggggATGGTGGACAACCATATTTACGCGGGAACTACTAACGGCAATGTTGCAATAGACCAATCAGAGGGAACAGTGGACAACAATCTTTACGCGGGAACTGG GGACGCATGCGCGGAGACAAGCCATCATGGCGTCCATGACAGCACCCAAGACAACGCGTACTACAACATGGCGCACACGTCTGAGGAAGGCTCTGTGGAGAACGATATCTACTGCTGA